A genomic segment from Vicinamibacterales bacterium encodes:
- a CDS encoding MFS transporter, producing the protein MATRFGTEPIRVAPHPWIWMLLYFPLGLAIGFPSVALGFLGSRAGLDVSAVAAIVGMTFLAGGWKFLWAPIGDYTLSRKTWYLIAIASIAIGLAVMTAIPISKATAPLLSAVTLLTTVAGTFSAFATEGLMAHNVPTAARGRAAGWFQAGNQFGQTAGGGIGLWLVEHSPAPWVGGVVLALILCGCALGLIGLEEPPRHMGDASVGARVRDAWRELTDVLRARAGRIALILAILPIGTGAAMFLFSAIAQEFHASSDVVSAVLGLGGGVAIVAGCFVGGRLADRVPKPTAYAVSCGLGLVACVVMALSPRTSAAYGATTLLYTFTLGMVTASFTGLVLAIIGESAAATKINLFFAINTLFSLGMLRLVGWAHDAWSTNGMLMTEALVGVAALVLFVLLAGRVRGAEVA; encoded by the coding sequence ATGGCCACCAGGTTCGGGACAGAACCCATTCGTGTCGCGCCGCACCCCTGGATCTGGATGCTGCTCTACTTCCCGCTCGGGTTGGCCATCGGGTTCCCGTCGGTGGCGCTCGGATTCCTCGGGAGCCGTGCCGGTCTCGATGTCTCTGCCGTTGCCGCGATCGTCGGCATGACGTTTCTCGCCGGCGGGTGGAAGTTCCTCTGGGCACCGATTGGCGACTACACGCTGTCGCGCAAGACGTGGTACCTGATTGCCATCGCGTCCATCGCCATCGGCCTTGCCGTGATGACGGCGATCCCCATCTCCAAGGCCACCGCGCCGCTGCTCTCCGCCGTCACGCTGTTGACGACGGTGGCCGGAACGTTCAGCGCCTTCGCGACCGAAGGGCTGATGGCGCACAACGTGCCGACGGCCGCGCGCGGCCGGGCCGCGGGCTGGTTCCAGGCGGGCAACCAATTCGGCCAGACCGCCGGCGGGGGCATCGGGCTCTGGCTCGTGGAGCACTCGCCGGCGCCGTGGGTTGGGGGAGTGGTGCTCGCACTGATTCTCTGTGGCTGCGCGCTCGGGTTGATCGGCCTCGAAGAACCGCCGCGCCACATGGGTGACGCCTCCGTTGGTGCGCGTGTTCGCGATGCATGGCGCGAGTTGACCGACGTGCTGCGCGCCCGTGCCGGGCGGATTGCGCTCATTCTCGCGATCCTGCCCATCGGGACCGGCGCTGCGATGTTTCTCTTCAGTGCAATCGCGCAGGAGTTCCACGCTTCCTCCGACGTCGTCTCCGCGGTCCTCGGTCTGGGCGGCGGGGTGGCGATTGTGGCGGGTTGCTTCGTCGGCGGCCGGCTCGCCGATCGCGTGCCGAAGCCGACCGCGTACGCCGTATCCTGCGGCCTCGGCCTCGTGGCCTGCGTCGTGATGGCGCTGTCGCCGCGGACGTCTGCCGCCTACGGGGCGACCACGCTGCTCTACACATTCACGCTGGGGATGGTCACTGCATCGTTCACCGGACTCGTGCTGGCCATCATCGGCGAGAGCGCGGCGGCGACGAAGATCAACCTCTTCTTCGCGATCAACACGCTGTTCAGCCTCGGCATGCTGAGGCTGGTCGGCTGGGCACACGATGCCTGGTCCACCAACGGCATGCTGATGACCGAAGCGCTCGTCGGCGTGGCAGCCCTCGTGCTCTTCGTCCTGCTGGCCGGTCGCGTGCGCGGAGCCGAGGTGGCGTAG